A stretch of Fusarium poae strain DAOMC 252244 chromosome 2, whole genome shotgun sequence DNA encodes these proteins:
- a CDS encoding hypothetical protein (BUSCO:38175at5125), with translation MASTSSLRYLTMEELNKNALEQFVYQPVGRDMIAYLAQAAHNVIACDSTLMPPAPADDSHNIPTPPRSPEPRTVRSEDGALPTLEEFITQLVVSSNVQVPTLMSTLVYLGRLKSKLQPMARGLRCTAHRIFLAALILSAKYLNDSSPKNKHWANYSHITTEGYNFGFSRTEVNLMEKQLLFLLEWDLRITEQDLYRDLDDFLEPLRHKIAERHARKIRHREEKRRQKELYASSARYPSPASSRGHSRSRGSTPEHARNLSGPITPPGLSYSSSSSSYASSVSSGRAYSQATTPLELSEPEPYYYESQQGSLYDSPVQIVPDVDYPKVHMPSGRMLPYEITADEYQQYQHYQDASSKKQQQQQQQHQQQRSRRGMWGRLLGGGVAVR, from the coding sequence ATGGCTTCCACATCATCACTACGATACCTCACCATGGAGGAGCTCAACAAGAACGCCTTGGAACAATTTGTCTACCAGCCTGTGGGCCGCGATATGATCGCCTACCTCGCCCAAGCTGCTCACAACGTCATCGCCTGTGACTCGACTTTGATGCCTCCCGCTCCCGCCGATGATAGTCACAACATCCCAACTCCTCCCAGGAGCCCCGAGCCCCGAACTGTCCGATCCGAAGATGGAGCTCTACCTACTCTTGAGGAGTTCATCACTCAGCTTGTCGTATCCTCCAACGTCCAGGTCCCTACTCTCATGTCCACACTAGTCTACCTTGGACGCCTCAAGTCCAAGCTCCAGCCTATGGCCCGCGGTCTGCGATGCACTGCTCACCGTATCTTCCTCGCTGCTCTCATCCTCTCAGCCAAGTACCTTAACGACAGCTCACCCAAGAACAAGCACTGGGCCAACTACAGCCACATCACCACCGAGGGCTACAACTTTGGTTTCAGCCGCACAGAGGTCAACCTTATGGAGAAGcagcttctcttccttctcgagTGGGATCTCCGAATCACTGAGCAGGACCTTTACCGGGATCTCGACGACTTCCTTGAGCCCCTCCGCCACAAGATTGCCGAGCGACATGCCCGCAAGATTCGACACCGCGAGGAGAAGCGACGACAGAAGGAGCTCTATGCCTCTTCCGCCCGATACCCCAGCCCTGCTTCTTCTCGTGGCCACTCCCGCTCTCGAGGATCAACACCCGAGCACGCACGAAACCTCTCTGGACCTATCACTCCTCCTGGTCTCAGCTACAGCAGCTCTTCCAGCTCTTACGCCTCTTCTGTCTCTTCTGGCCGCGCTTACTCACAGGCTACTACTCCTCTGGAGCTTTCCGAGCCCGAGCCTTACTACTACGAGTCGCAACAGGGCAGCCTCTACGACTCACCTGTGCAGATCGTCCCTGATGTCGACTACCCCAAGGTGCATATGCCCAGTGGGCGCATGCTTCCTTACGAGATCACTGCCGACGAGTACCAGCAGTACCAGCACTACCAAGATGCCTCGTccaagaagcagcagcagcaacaacaacaacatcagcaGCAGCGCTCGAGACGTGGCATGTGGGGTCGTCTTCTCGGTGGTGGTGTCGCAGTGCGATGA
- the CDC2_1 gene encoding Cell division control protein 2 — MENYQKLEKIGEGTYGVVYKARDLSNGGRIVALKKIRLEAEDEGVPSTAIREISLLKEMRDPNIVRLFNIVHSDGHKLYLVFEFLDLDLKKYMESLPVSDGGRGKALPDGASPHLQHLGLGDMVVRKFMYQLCDGVKYCHSRRVLHRDLKPQNLLIDKEGNLKLADFGLARAFGVPLRTYTHEVVTLWYRAPEILLGGRQYSTGVDMWSVGCIFAEMCTRKPLFPGDSEIDEIFKIFRTLGTPSEDIWPGVTSYPDFKASFPKWQRDYSNSLCSTLDEHGLDLLEMMLVYDPANRISAKGAFNHPYFEPYLAQKQASAQTNGYYH, encoded by the exons ATGGAGAATTACCAGAAGCTGGAAAAGATTGGTGAAG GAACCTACGGTGTCGTGTACAAGGCCCGAGACCTCTCCAATGGCGGTCGAATTGTCGCCCTGAAGAAGATTCGCcttgaagctgaagatgaagGCGTACCAAGTACCGCCATTCGCGAAATTTCTCTCCTCAAGGAAATGCGAGATCCCAACATTGTCCGTCTGTTCAATATTGTTCACTCAGATGGCCACAAGCTGTATCTCGTTTTTGAATTCCTCGATCTCGATCTCAAGAAGTACATGGAATCTCTCCCTGTAAGCGATGGTGGTCGAGGCAAGGCCTTGCCCGACGGTGCATCGCCGCACTTGCAACATCTTGGCCTCGGCGACATGGTCGTTCGCAAGTTCATGTACCAGCTTTGCGATGGTGTCAAGTACTGTCATTCCCGCCGAGTCCTCCACCGTGATCTCAAGCCACAGAACCTTTTGATCGACAAGGAGGGCAACCTCAAACTCGCTGATTTCGGTCTTGCCCGCGCTTTTGGCGTGCCTCTGCGCACATACACTCACGAAGTTGTCACTCTTTGGTATCGAGCCCCTGAAATTCTATTGGGGGGCCGTCAATACTCGACTGGCGTGGACATGTGGTCCGTTGGCTGTATCTTTGCCGAGATGTGCACGCGCAAGCCTCTTTTCCCCGGTGACTCTGAAATTGACGAAATCTTCAAGATCTTCCG CACTCTCGGTACACCATCTGAAGACATCTGGCCAGGTGTCACATCTTACCCTGACTTCAAGGCATCCTTCCCCAAATGGCAGCGTGACTACAGTAACTCTCTTTGCAGCACTCTTGATGAACACGGTCTAGACTTGCTCGAGATGATGTTGGTGTATGACCCAGCAAACCGTATCTCGGCCAAGGGGGCCTTCAACCACCCCTATTTTGAGCCCTACCTGGCACAGAAGCAGGCGTCTGCTCAAACGAATGGCTATTATCACTAG
- a CDS encoding hypothetical protein (BUSCO:24393at5125), with product MATQTDLQELIRLLTARKVSMMVAMGQVRALQTKNLRSIAQIADAPLATVEEALGGDAKTAKSLHTACKNHEKKSGTKRAAEDGTATTTDVKKPKLEAHRRDLDYNAMSGDDLEAALELPLEEDEEIIRNTTVITNRAPLLLAFAVELLRFTMPEQPLSSRLSLAQAVVSANSRTKAISIGVEKAPPGGQEKAPEGQPKISIMNRPVPVLKRGGYTWSGSSQVTSSNASTATLQSSQPNSKGWTASRKLSSRGSTFIAHAIPITSPSTRGGVIKSLMAEKPELETATHNAWAIRTSFGNSPLKQEASFDDGESGCGNFLLQQLRDLDISNTLVVLTRWYGGVMLGPDRWRLMRECLNDALSSQKRTSSLNGEPVWALDPEDKNPSTSTVGMPIHRPEGARNYVLRAFAPVEDSGKKTVTAANEEKHENLGRVLGALRLLFGSWAGTLGRDELDKRAWTWYISLRPDVQAGPAGWGAKGTLNLGKVLDLRRKEAT from the exons ATGGCGACACAAACTGACCTCCAAGAGCTTATACGCCTGCTCACGGCGCGTAAAGTGTCCATGATGGTAGCCATGGGCCAAGTAAGAGCCCTGCAAACAAAGAATCTTAGAAG TATCGCTCAAATCGCCGATGCCCCTTTGGCTACCGTCGAGGAAGCCCTCGGCGGCGATGCCAAGACAGCAAAGAGCCTTCACACAGCGTGCAAGAATcacgagaagaagagcggTACTAAGCGCGCAGCTGAAGATGGTACTGCCACTACTACAGACGTGAAGAAGCCGAAACTCGAGGCCCATCGAAGAGATCTAGACTATAACGCTATGTCTGGAGATGATCTCGAAGCAGCTCTAGAGTTGCCCctggaagaggacgaggagaTCATTCGAAACACCACCGTTATTACTAATAGGGCACCCTTGCTCCTCGCTTTTGCTGTTGAACTATTGCGATTTACTATGCCGGAACAGCCTCTGAGCAGTCGTCTGAGCCTCGCCCAGGCCGTTGTGAGTGCTAATTCGCGAACCaaagctataagtatagGTGTCGAGAAGGCTCCCCCTGGTGGACAAGAAAAGGCGCCAGAGGGACAACCAAAGATTTCGATCATGAATCGTCCAGTTCCGGTGCTCAAACGAGGCGGATATACTTGGTCAGGCTCTTCTCAGGTTACATCTTCCAACGCTTCAACAGCAACGCTTCAAAGCAGTCAACCAAACTCGAAAGGCTGGACCGCAAGTCGAAAGTTATCTTCGAGGGGTTCTACATTCATAGCCCATGCTATACCTATAACGTCACCTTCTACGCGTGGTGGAGTTATCAAATCTCTCATGGCTGAGAAGCCAGAGCTGGAGACTGCAACACACAACGCCTGGGCTATTCGAACCAGCTTCGGAAACTCACCCCTTAAGCAAGAAGCCTCCTTTGATGATGGAGAGTCAGGGTGTGGAAACTTCTTGCTCCAACAACTGCGCGATCTCGACATCAGCAATACGCTCGTCGTGCTTACAAGATGGTACGGCGGTGTCATGCTTGGCCCTGATCGCTGGCGCCTGATGAGAGAGTGCCTCAACGACGCTCTATCGTCTCAGAAGCGCACATCCAGTCTCAACGGAGAACCCGTCTGGGCTCTCGATCCAGAAGACAAGAATCCCTCAACATCAACTGTCGGCATGCCAATCCATCGACCAGAAGGTGCACGGAACTACGTTCTACGAGCTTTTGCGCCAGTCGAGGATAGCGGAAAGAAGACGGTCACCGCTGCCAACGAAGAGAAACATGAGAACCTGGGACGTgttctcggcgcgttgcgaTTACTGTTTGGTAGCTGGGCTGGTACTCTAGGCCGCGATGAGTTGGACAAGCGAGCATGGACTTGGTATATCAGCCTTCGGCCTGATGTTCAAGCTGGACCTGCGGGATGGGGAGCAAAGGGAACGTTGAATCTAGGAAAGGTATTGGACTTGAGGAGGAAGGAAGCTACATAA
- a CDS encoding hypothetical protein (TransMembrane:1 (i90-109o)~BUSCO:33903at5125): MIASARGLTKRAFRTQCRFASSTPRTPRPNIKTPTSRTPPKISKTYKPKPRPEYIPKPSSTTSSSSSSSPSASSSPQQAETLLDLWRATWLPLTGAALLAGALGFYIFGTAAASFKATPCSGACEHATPTGRPPALDGDNAEQFDKELTLPEWWMGITKLRKRLAEHADGHVLELAMGTGRNLEYFNWEPLNKRVEGKLSKVGSKIPRGVLSFTGLDISVDMLDVARKRLVKTVPPMEGSDPIVRASTMADHTGGQLSYLNDQLRLIHSDAHHPIPGPATPATTKYDTVIQTFGLCSVSDPVAVVNNLAKVVKPGSGRIILLEHGKGWYGIVNGLLDQNAGKHFAKYGCWWNRDIEALVEEAASKTPGLEIVKVERPNFLQMGTLVWVELRMNDKTS; this comes from the exons ATGATCGCTTCAGCCCGAGGTCTCACTAAGAGAGCCTTCCGCACACAATGCCGTTTCGCGAGCTCTACACCTCGAACTCCCCGCCCTAATATCAAAACGCCGACATCTCGAACCCCACCAAAGATCTCGAAAACCTACAAACC CAAACCTCGACCTGAATATATCCCGAAACCCTCTTCCACcacctcgtcctcgtcctcgtcctcgcccTCCGCATCATCGTCTCCCCAGCAAGCCGAAACCCTCCTCGATCTCTGGCGTGCAACATGGCTTCCCCTTACAGGAGCAGCTCTGCTCGCCGGTGCTCTCGGATTCTATATCTTTGGAACAGCTGCTGCGTCCTTCAAGGCGACGCCCTGCAGCGGCGCATGCGAACACGCCACCCCTACCGGCCGACCACCAGCCCTCGATGGCGATAACGCGGAACAGTTCGACAAGGAGCTTACTCTTCCCGAGTGGTGGATGGGCATCACAAAGTTGCGAAAGCGCTTAGCGGAGCATGCGGATGGTCATGTGCTGGAGTTGGCGATGGGCACGGGTCGTAACCTGGAATACTTCAACTGGGAGCCATTGAACAAGCGTGTGGAAGGGAAACTCAGCAAAGTCGGCAGCAAGATCCCTCGAGGTGTCTTGTCATTCACCGGTCTCGATATTTCGGTCGATATGCTCGATGTAGCTCGAAAACGCCTGGTCAAGACTGTTCCGCCTATGGAAGGGTCTGATCCTATTGTCCGCGCATCTACTATGGCCGACCATACCGGTGGACAATTATCGTATCTAAACGATCAACTCCGATTAATTCATTCCGATGCACATCATCCGATTCCCGGGCCGGCGACCCCTGCGACCACGAAATACGATACGGTTATTCAAACCTTTGGCCTGTGCTCCGTGTCTGACCCTGTCGCTGTCGTCAATAACTTGGCCAAGGTTGTCAAGCCAGGGTCGGGTCGTATAATTCTCCTCGAGCACGGCAAGGGCTGGTATGGCATTGTTAATGGCCTCCTCGATCAAAATGCTGGCAAACATTTTGCGAAATACGGCTGTTGGTGGAATCGCGATATCGAGGCTCTCGTCGAAGAGGCAGCAAGCAAAACACCAGGTCTTGAAATCGTCAAGGTGGAACGACCCAACTTTCTACAAATGGGCACTTTGGTCTGGGTCGAATTGCGCATGAATGACAAGACATCCTGA
- a CDS encoding hypothetical protein (BUSCO:33836at5125) has protein sequence MPYNTRRKSLSLPSLGIHVPMTQAARAAAAASKNASRSSSSSLSSAASSALSSPSSGSEAPEAHPSKRQKRSHTDDSAIEQTPPPSPTLDSSLDLDTVKSKIDFEAIRDDIVEAVIIQLQSTGNRPHLVKELATVLAQRLTSVQHSANPCAIISSRLASYAKRSCWTAQKPCPLAKELENIHPRRTYYFLTTCPRQPIPEPSSAVPSLSALDTPSVSLTDDSGSDDVEARRRELSPSPEVDLSDHGFEEGDDEVMMPATPIGSLPSHHRFVPNRRNSRHNSPPLEKDEREFTQTADFLQKRKFAEDTPAVETADRTTHTSEYGYRDDFWFGDHRIFTSSAMLTSPAVKPSSMSNMTSGPRKEDDGETWLKFNKLMEWDQGAESIEIDELDGLLDDC, from the exons ATGCCTTACAATACGCGCCGCAAGTCGCTATCTTTACCCAGTCTCGGCATACACGTCCCAATGACACAAGCTGCTCGcgctgctgccgctgcctcCAAGAACGCCTCAAgatcgtcttcgtcgtcattATCCAGTGCTGCCTCATCTGCCTTGTCATCACCCTCATCAGGTTCTGAGGCCCCCGAGGCGCATCCCAGTAAACGACAGAAGCGATCCCATACCGACGACAGTGCTATTGAGCAGACACCACCTCCTTCGCCTACACTAGACTCGAGCCTCGATCTAGATACAGTCAAGTCCAAAATTGACTTTGAAGCGATCCGCGACGACATCGTTGAAGCCGTTATTATTCAATTGCAATCTACTGGAAACCGTCCCCATCTGGTCAAAGAGTTGGCTACTGTTTTGGCCCAACGTCTTACCTCTGTGCAACA CTCTGCCAACCCTTGCGCCATCATCTCTTCCCGGCTGGCTTCATATGCTAAGCGATCATGCTGGACTGCCCAAAAGCCCTGCCCTCTCGCCAAAGAACTCGAGAACATCCACCCTCGGAGGACCTACTACTTTCTCACTACCTGCCCTCGGCAACCTATCCCTGAACCCAGCTCTGCTGTGCCTTCTCTTTCCGCCCTTGACACGCCTTCTGTGTCACTGACGGACGACTCTGGCTCTGATGATGTCGAAGCTCGCAGGCGCGAACTCAGTCCTTCGCCCGAGGTTGACCTCTCGGATCATGGATTCGAGGAAGGCGACGATGAAGTCATGATGCCTGCTACTCCCATTggctctcttccttctcatcatcgTTTTGTGCCAAACCGTCGCAACAGCCGTCACAACTCACCGCCTCTGGAAAAAGACGAGCGGGAGTTTACTCAAACGGCTGATTTCTTGCAGAAACGCAAGTTTGCCGAAGACACCCCTGCTGTTGAGACCGCCGATCGCACCACCCACACCTCCGAGTATGGATACCGCGACGACTTTTGGTTCGGTGACCACCGCATCTTCACTTCAAGTGCCATGCTTACCAGCCCCGCGGTAAAGCCTAGCTCCATGTCAAACATGACATCAGGTCCCCGAAAAGAAGATGACGGCGAGACCTGGTTGAAGTTTAACAAGCTTATGGAATGGGACCAAGGTGCCGAGAGTATTGAAATTGACGAGCTCGATGGCTTGCTTGACGACTGCTAA